Proteins from a single region of Hordeum vulgare subsp. vulgare chromosome 6H, MorexV3_pseudomolecules_assembly, whole genome shotgun sequence:
- the LOC123401643 gene encoding FCS-Like Zinc finger 15-like, whose amino-acid sequence MAGLSVLLETHEGNSTTPKIISKATLHSPKISSSSPWSPAARPAASTGSFLQRCLLCHKDLAENNDIYMYRGDKAFCSVECRCRQIFIDEDAGSSHCAKGASTAAVRSGRRATGGGVSFAY is encoded by the exons ATGGCTGGCCTGAGCGTGCTCCTAGAGACCCACGAGGGCAACTCCACCACGCCCAAGATCATCAGCAAGGCCACCCTCCATAGCCCCAAGATCTCCTCCTCATCCCCTTGGTCGCCGGCAGCGAGGCCCGCCGCAAGCACGGGTTCCTTCTTGCAGCGCTGCTTGCTGTGCCACAAGGATCTAGCCGAGAACAATGACATCTACATGTACAG AGGTGACAAGGCGTTCTGCAGCGTCGAGTGCCGGTGCAGGCAGATATTCATCGACGAGGACGCCGGCAGCAGCCACTGCGCCAAGGGCGCCTCCACCGCGGCCGTGCGGTCAGGACGCCGTGCCACCGGCGGCGGCGTCAGCTTCGCGTACTGA